The DNA segment AGGTCAGAGCCCGGCACACACCAGGGGTCAGTAACATTTGCTGAAGGAATTCACTAATAGGGATCTGCCTTCATTGCCTTATCATCATGATCTCCTGCAGGAAGACCATTCCTCATCCAGTGGTGGGTCCCCTCCGAAAGTGTTTGGAGCAGATGGCAACATTAATTCACTGTGTCAGGTGGCGAAGCTCCCATTTTGAAGCCCAAGGGACGAGGAGGGGAGCTAGGAATGAGATAGGAGTGGGGCCTCACCCTCCAGGATCCttaaccaccccccacccaccagccGACCCAGAAACACGAGGCAGCCGAGGTTAAGTAGGACTCTTGCTGCtttgttataaatatattatgtacatCCAAAACATGACATTAAAATATTACTCCGTGTTACAGAAAAGATATTAAGGCTTTCTATTATTTACATTAAACAAGCaagcacctttaaaaaaaaaaacaaaacaaaccaaaacaaaaaagccccatTCTTCCTTCTTGGACATCCCCCTAGCCAGAGGGGACTCTGTGTCCCCTTCCAGATGGCCAAGACCCATTGCAGGGGCTGCACTCTGTGAAGACATCCTCTGATTAGAAATATCAGCTCTGGCTGGAATCCCAtgggcagatggggaggggcggggggaagggggtcCAGGCTTGGGCAGGGGAATCCTGCCTCTTCTCACACCCTCGCTGCACCTGGCCAGCCTTGGGTGAACAGGCTAGGCTGAAGGTGGTGCCTGGGGCTGTCCACCCACCCAGGCTTTCAGGGTCAGTTCGAAGGGCCATGGCAGGGCAATGCTCCAGGCACAGATAGGTGTGCCTGGGGGGCTCACAGACCACTGGGGGCaaacaaagagagacagagaagacgACTCAGTGGCCCCCAACGCCAGCCACGCTGAAGGGCTGCCCAGTGAGGCggggggtgggttggggtggggggggctggggtTGTGCAGGGAGTGGGTGAGCTTCTCCTCTACCCAAGGAATGGCTAGCAGGGCAGGACTCCTTTTTCTGCAGAGTCAGGCTTGGAGACAGCGCAGCTcaggtggctggggaggggccgaggaaagaaaatgaaaaaaaggaaatgaaaaatcagtGGCTCAAGTATTCTGTGTCAcgaggggtgggctggggggtgcCCGGGCCCAGCCCAGGAGGCGTCCTCCCCATCTGGAGGGGCCAGCACGAGGAGGCTGGAATTTGGCAGATGGCTTCGGtttggggggctggggaaggtTGGCAATAAGGTGGCAGGCTCCGAGGAGTTATTTGATCTTCTGGGCCCATTTCATGTCGTCTGCCCGAGGCTTCTCACCGGTCAGGCCCTGGATGAGGTCCTCTAGGCGTCGCCAGAAGCCTATCTTCTCTAGAGGGTAGTTGAGCCAGCCTGCAGTGGAAACAGGGCAGGGGGGTTTGAACGGGAGAGTGGCAGttgaggagatggaagaaaagtgCTGGCTTTGCCTGGGGCAGGGGCACCGAGGAGTCAGTCTGGACAGGGCAGGGGACAAGGGCTGACCAAAGAATCTGGGGGTGGGGACCTCCCACCAATGGGCTTAGGGGCTGCTCACACATGCCTTCGTCCCCTCACTCATTCACTTTCTTACccagtgcttattatgtgccaggtacggTGGCAGCATTTCTTATCACCAGGCTCCCCTGCCACCTCTTCCAGGGAGCCTTCCTTGACCACATCACCCTCTTTTGTTTCGTTACAGCTTTTATGATGACCTGGAACCATTCTCATTAATTCACCCCCTTCCTGTTTTGTGTTGGTTTTTCTCCGCAACTCCCAACACAGCAGAACCCCGTGTTTTTCCACTGGTGATCCCCggggcacatagtagatgctcaataaatattgctcAAGAtcttacttcctttcttttacaGCCTCCCACCCAAATCACGAGGTAGGTACTATCTGTGCCATTTTCCGGATGCAAAGACAGGCTTGGAGGGGAGTCTCCCAGTTAGTGGGTGGCCAAACCAGGATGGATCCTAGGCCTGGCTGAGCAGTTACCTGATCTCAACAGCCTAAATTctaacccctccccctgcccaagAACATGACTTTCAGACATACAAAAACTACTTTTTGTGGTTCTCAGTTCTGCCTCCAGAAAGACAACGCACCCCGCCCCCCGCGAAAACCAGGAGCTGTAACTTATCCAGGAGCTATCACATGACAAGCACCTGGCCTCTGCCATAGTGCCATTCACAGCCTGGCCTGGGAAGGCCGTATGTAAGGAGGGCACTGCAGCCCCAttccggggtggggggcaaggagcTGATATAGTTGAGCCGAAGCCGGCCTGACTTACTGCCAGGATGCCGAGAGCACCTCAGTCCCACTGAAGTTTGATGCCAGGGGGCCCCAGCAAACCTGCTCCATTCACCTTTGGTACGGGCCCATGAACCCCCAACGGCATGTGGGTCTCCTTACTGTTCCTCAGCCACACCAggcatgctcctgcctcagggcctttgtacttgctattCCCTTTGCCTGAACTGGTCTGTCCTGACTTGGCTGCAGGGGTCCCTCTCACGTTGGTTTCCGATTTCTCACCTCCTTCTATGAACAGCTACTCCTGCCTCCTCACTCCACGTGTCTCTGCCCTTTACCCTGCTCTGTCCCCCATAGCATTTCTCACATCTAGACTGGGTCATCTCCCCTCTACTCTGCCCCTAATGCCCTTCGCTCCAGCCATACTAACTACCTTGCAGTTCCTCAAACCAACCAGGCACATGTGTCCTCCTTCAGGcactttgcacctgctgttcctgtAGCCTGGACTGCTCTTCCTCCAGATCTGCATCATTCTCTCCATCAGTTCAAATGTccccttctcagtgaggccttcaCCGACCGCCTTCTCTCAAGGGTAAGGTCCCCCAGTTCCTTCTCCTACCCTCTGCTTTGTTTTGCTCCACAGCAGTCGGCATGGTTAAATGTACTGCTTCTGTACTGTCTGGCATGTCCCCTAGGAGAACAGGAATGCCACAAAGGCAGGGATCTGTGCCTGTTCCTTTGGTGCTGTGTCCTAAGCCCAGGAGAGTGCGTGGCACACGGTAGGTGCTCAACAAGTATGAGCTGGCTGGCTGGGATCACAGCTCCatgaggtgggaggtgggagtggggaaggtCGTCCCCCTCATACTGCCGTGTCCTCCAAACCTAggatgcttggcacatagtaggtgggTGTGTGTTGTAAAAGCATGCTCCTGCAGGGCAAGGATTCCAGGACCTCCTCCTGTGACCCCTGCCCTACCGACCCTGAGGATGGAGCTACAGCTGGAGGTGGGGACAACCTATTCCATGCCACCCTGTAGCCGCACCTGTGGTGATGCAGAAGTAGGTCTCGTGGGGAGAGACGTGGTGGATGCGGTGGTGTTTGCGTGGCAGGATGACATGCCAGTCCTGCAGGAGGGTGACCCAGCATGGCAGCCCAAAGTACGTGTGTGACCACTTGTGGATTTGGTTGGTGAAGGTGCCGAAGAGGATCAGGCAGAAGATGAAGCACTCCCAGGGGTACAGCTGCTCCAGGGCTTCTGCAAGGCGGGGAGAGAGTGGTGCCCACAGGGCCACACAGTTGTCACCGGGCGGGGCCACCACCAGCCTGGCCCTCACCACTTGCCCCTGGGCAGCTCCCAGGcctccttccaccctcccccaTGGTCTCAGGCAAGTTCACactcccctctgggcctcagtcctCTCTTCTGTTCAGTGGGCAAATAACGGAGTCAGCATTAAGGAATTGTTACAGAtgtaggctctggagtcaggcagagCTGGGTTCAGGTCCGTGCTCTGAGATTTCTTGGCTATATGAGTTTGGGTCATGCCTCTGCCTCTTTGAGTCTCAACTTcgtcatcagtaaaatgggactAAGTCTTTGTCCAGGTTCCCTAGAAGCAGAGCTTGAGACAAGGGTTCATGTGCTCATAATTTATATGAGGAGGAATGGGGGGGGGCATCCTCTGTCCTCTGTTCAGAAAAACACCTGAGCGGGTgagggaagcagggggagggctaAGCAatgatggggttgggggggggtctcGTCAGCCTGATCCTGGGGGCAGCTTGGGAGGGTTAATGGCTCCACAGAGTTGGTCCCACCCAGAGGTGAGAGGGCTGGTCTTCTGTAGGCTTTTCCTGTCACTTCAGGCTTAGGTTTCAGGCTTATCCCAAGGGGAGAGGTGGAACCTACTCTGGCAGTTCTCAGAAGGGACAGCTGGGAGTTGTTAGCTGCCACCTCTCAGGGCAGCCGGGGGATGGGCGCAGGCCTGTGGAAGAGCATACGGGCGGGCACTGCAGCACCCACCGCACCACAGCAACTCCTCTCATCTACCCCCAGAGGGAGCGGCTGCTCTAAGGATCCATGAGGTGTCAAGTTGTTAGAACAAGACCTGGAACAGAGGAAGTACttatcccccccgccccccgccaccttCTGCCCACCTGGCAGATAAGgtaactgaggctcacagaggtgagAATGACTTGCTTGCTTCCCCAAAACAGGCAGAGCAGAGATCAGAGCTCAGAACTTCCTGAGTTCACAGCCTATATTCTTCCGACTAAGCCCGGGCAGCGAAGCCAGCAGCCCTCAGGGCCAGGCAGGTCATGCAGATGAGCAAGGTGGGCCGGGTGTAGGACAGCAGGGGGGAATGGGGCCTGTCTAAAGATGGCGACCGCAGCTCAGCTCCCACCAGTGGGAACGAGGACCCAGGATGGCCAGAGCGGATCGTCCAAGAGAAGCTGGGAACACAGATTTTTATGTCAAATATCCAATTTTATAGGACGAGAACTAAAAATCTTTTCTACGGTTGTGAGGGGACTCTGTCCCCGCAGCCCCTTGCAGCCCACCGCCAGCTGTGGCGCGCTCACCGGGGCTCTGGGTGTGGAACTTGTAGGCCATGTTCAGCAGAGGCAGCAGTGTCAGCAGGCAGTTGTCCCCGTTGGTCTCGATGAAGTCGTGTCGGGTGATGGCTGTGGGGTCGATGTGATGCTCCCGGAAGGGTCGAATgaaagcctggggtgggggtgccggTGGGAGAAGGGTTACATGGGACCAGTCAGCCTGTGGTGGCCAGCCTCTCTCCACCACCTCCTGTGCACACTGGACTCGGGCTCGTCTGCCGGCCTCCGGGATGCCAGAACATTCCACCATGCTACTGATAACAGAGCCCACATGGCCTTCAGGGTCCCGGTCTAAACAGCTCTGGCAGAAGGCAGTCGCAATGACTTGGCGGCGACCGCGGGATGGTACTGCCCCACttggggcctcagtctccccatcagCGGTGTGCGGGGAGTTGGAGACAATCTCcacccctcttccccactctAATACAGCTGAGGACGCCCCTCACAGTGGCAGGCAGGCCCCCTCTATTTCTCCCCTGCGGCCATGCCCCTCCTAGTAACagtctccccctcttcctcttgtGTTGGTACAAGCTGTTCCGATGGGGCTGACCCCTCCATCCCCTAGGTAAAAGTGAGCACGTGACCCTGGCCCGGCCAGAGCATCTCTCTGCCATAGTGACTGACAGGGATGCAGAGAGATGGAGTCATGAGAACACGGTATGACCGTCTGTCCTACTGGATCCGGCAACGCTTTACCCTGGTTCTACTCTTGAAATGTTCGGTTACATGAATCAGTCCCTTTATTTGGTTAAGCCAGCTTGTACTGGATGTTGTGTCACAAGCAAAGAAGTCTGAGAGAAGGCAAAGTTCAATTAAAATGAACAGTGAGATGCAGCAGGGCTGGCAAAGGCGAGTAAGACGTGGCCCCCAAATTCATGGGATAGTCAGAAAGAGACGTGGCCCCCAAATTCAGGGGGTTCAAAGCTTTCTGACTATCCCATGCTCATGCTTTCGCTTCCAGAAAATCCCAGGGGGATTTCTAGTCTCTTCTGGTCCCAGAGGAGGGGCATGGGGTCAGGCTGGAATGATGGTTTCCGTCTTTCAAACAGGGAAACAGAAGGCTCAGAGAAGAAGGGGGCTCACCCAAGGTCAGACAGCCCAACCCCATGCTAGGCGGCAGGGCTGGGTCAATATACGCACCTTCCCCACGATGGGCAGCTCCACGGAGCCCCAAGTGTCAGCTCCCCAGTGCACCAGGCCAGACAAGAAGTCAGCAATGAGAGCACCTGCAACTGTGGGCAAGaggagggtgaggtggggggtgggggaccccCAGGGGGGCAgtcctgcccaccctccaccccacagTAGGGAGCCCCTCGTTCATTCACTTGCCtgcttgctcactcactcattaTGGGGGGGGTGGTGTCCCTTCTCTACTTGGGATGCTTTTCTCCCTGTGAATGGAGCCTTTGGGGTAACACTCCCGTCCCTTTACTTGCTCTGCCCAGGGCATATGTGGGGACTCATATGCCTGGTGAGTCTGGAGGAAATCAACTGGGCATGCTCAGATCAACTCAATTTTCCCTATTAGGAGCTGCCGGTGCCCTTCTCTGACCCTGATCCCTCCACAGAGGGAAGCCCGCTCTACTTCGGTGTTGCCAGTGACTAGATGGAAATGTCCTCCTGGGCTCTGGTGTCGGAGACACCTGAGGTGCGGACAGGAGCCACGCCTTCCTCCCCAGCCTAGCTTTTGTCACAATAAATGTCATGATTTGGCCTCCGGAAGCCTTTTCCTTGACTTTGTTCTCCATGTGTTCGGAACTGGACCGGGGTTCCCTCAAAGAGCCCAACACCATTCACTTACTTGAGGGTTCAGGATAATACAGAGGTTAAGAGCTGTTAGATCTGGACTTAAATCCTAGCTGTCTCTCACTAGCCGTGTGATGTTGGGCATGACACTAAGCTCTCTGTGCCCCCGTTTCCTCTAGATGGATGGGCATGGTCATTATAAAAAACACAGCGGCTACCATATATTGAGCACTTTCAGGGCCTGACACAAGTGCTTTACGTGCTTGATCTCAGTGGATTCTCAGTCTGGTCCAAGCTGGTACCACCCTCATGCTCCCCTTACAGAGGTGGGTAACGGGAGGCCTAGGGAACAGAAGTGACTAGGCAGAGGCCACAAAGATGGCAAGCGGCACAGCTGGGCTCTTAACCTGCCTTGAGGTCCAAATCTATCACAGCAGGATGCACCACCACCCCTGCAcatggggggaaactgaggcagagtggCCCGCTACCTGTGCAAGGGAACACCCCAGTGCTGTCCCCATCACTCTCCCTGCTCACTGCCATCTCAGCCCTCCTAGCTCATTCCCTTTCCCCATGCACACCCTTCACAcacctctgcatctctctctctctctctctctctctctctgcatttgctgttccctctgcctggaatattccTTCCCCAGGTGTAGCAGAGCATACTCCTTCACTTCCTCCAGGTCTTTGCTCAAACATCTGCTGGGGACACCTGATCTAAAATTATAACCACCCCCATCTTCCAGCATTTCCTGTCTcctgtccttctttctctccaagCACCTATCCTTGTGGACTTCACTCCTGTTTGCTCATGGTCTCAAGAATGTCAACTCCACAAAGGCAGGGGTTTTAGTCTTTTGTTTATGTCTTCATCCCAGTTCCTGGCACTTAGTAGGGGGTTCAGTAAATATTCCCGGAATTAATGCAGACTACTAAagtacagtgcttggcacagagcaaaAAGATCAATTGTTGTTGTTCTTCGGTCATTTTGCCTATCCAGCAACATTCGgtgaggacctactgtgtgccaggctctcgAGCCAGAGATGTAGCAGACACCAAGCTCACTGTCCCCTGGGGCAGAgcgatggggtggggggcggtggcaAGCTGTAAACCATGCAGGCCACGAATGCAGTTTCGAGTGGCAGTACGTGTAGTCCGTTGGGTCACAGGACTTCAGGCAaaccctttccctcctcctctccacgCTGGTTCTCCCTGTGAAATCTTCTGAGGCCTAGCTGGGCCATTTAAGGGTTCTTTGAGTTTTGCTAGGGTCCTCAGCTCCTTGGTGATAGGGGACCGGGGCCTTGGGACACTGTGGAGGCTGCAGAAAAACCCCTAGATGCCATCCAGGCTGGGCAGTCCTGCTCCTCAGTGACAGTGCTAGGATGGTGGACCTGGGCtaggggagtggggaggctggAGAGACAAAAGCCAACaatggcttcttcttcttcttctttttttttaagattttatttaggggcacctgggtggctcaggtggttaagtgactgccttcaactcaggtcctaATCCCAGGATCttggtccttgctcagcggggagtctgcctctccctccccatctgcccctgatcccccgcttgtgctctcttgttcgctctctctctctctctcaaataaataaaatctttatttatttatttttttaatttcacccatttatttgagagagcaaggtGTGGGAGTTATATTCCCCAATAATGCATTTTTAACATCATtgacacagggcctggcacacaggaagcacTCCGTGATGTTAACCACTATCATAAATactgtttttctaatattttattattatttattattattcttgtcATCTGTAAGGATTAAATGCTTAGGACGATTAAGGAGATAAGATATGTAACTGGCTTAGGACAAGCCTTGGTACAGTTTAGGGATTAAGAGAGATAAAACAGTTAAGGTGCTGGTACAGGGCGTGGTACCTATAAGTGATCAATAAATAGTGAGAACAAATAAACAGCTGGCAACCTGGCCCAAAGTAGCAATGCAGGCATATGTCTGCCTACAGGCTTGTGCGTGAATGTTAAGCTTGACTCCTAGCAGCTGCACCTGGAAAGCACCCAGACATCCAACAGCTAAATTGATAAATGCAccatggtacatccagacaatggaatactgctcagcagtaaaaaggatgTGCCATGAGAGAGATAAAGCAGGGAGATGCGACCAAGAGCAcctgcagttggttaagcatctgattcttgatttcggctcaggtcgtctCATGGgtagtgagactgagccctgtgttgtcaggctccacactcagcggggagtctgcttctctccctctcccctccccttctcaagtaaataaataaataaaaagaaaaactccaggggcacctgggtggctcagtgggtgaagcgtctgccttcggctcaggtcatgatctcagagtcctggaacgGAGCCCGGtttccagctccctgctcagcggggagtctgcttctccctctccctctgctcctcccccctgcttgtgctctctcccaaataaataaaaaaatcttaaaaagaaaagaaaaacaccagaCAAATTCCCATAGAGGGGTGTCCATGAGATACCACggctcctcaaaactgtcaaggtcaccaaaaacaaggaaagtctgagaaactgtcacagccaagagaagcCTAAAGGAACATGATAAATAAATGTGAGTGGGATTCCTAGATGGGagcctggaacagaaaaaggacacgTTAGGTAGAAACTAAGGAACTCTGAATAAATTATGGACTTTAATTCATAATAATGTATCCATATTATATGGTAtcttgattgtaacaaatgtacagacactaatgtaaaatgtaagatgttaacaataaAGGCACCTGGGAGCAGGCGGTGTATGGGAACTCTCCGTACTACCTGCTcgttttctgtaaatctaaaacttttagtaaataaaatctatttttgaaaaattgcatCATCTTATTTCACGTCCATAGTGATGGGCCCCAACACATCCCGACTTTCCAGGGGAGAAAGGACACTCGGAGGGTAAGCGCAGTCGGGGCTGCGGGTGAATGGCCGGGGCCCATAGTGAGGGCGGTTCACAATGATGCTGAGCCTTCATGTCCGGGTCTGAGAAATGGGGACTTTAATAGCACTTACTTTCCTTAAGTACAGTAGGTTAATAAACTGGGCTAATGCACGGAAAGTCAGTCCCTGGAACATGGTAAGCGCTCCCAAGGTAGCTCCAGGGGTTACCCACCTCTCCAGGTCTCAGTCTTGTCATCTGTCGAATGACCAGCACCTGACCTTTGCAGGCTGCCAAGCAGGGAGGGATGTGTGCTTTGGACAGATGTCAGGAATTATTTTTGGAGAgaaggagccccccccccccgcccccgccccgggctctctgagccccaggcctCTGCAAGCGGCTGTTTCTAGAGCAGTGACTCCAGGAGTCATCGGCCTGCTGCCTGAGGAGGCTGtaatggggggcaggggtggccaGGGCAAACACACAGGGCATCTTTGTCCCAGTGCAGGTGGCAGCGGCTGGAGTTGGCTCATCCTGGGTGCAGCTTGGGCCTGGTCAGCACCCCATGTGCAGGACACTGGAATAGGGTACAGGATGGTGAATAACTCACTCGGGGCCATCCTGACCCACTGGGTGGGGCCTTCATCTGGCCACAGGTCACCCAGCTGTGCCTTGTTAGCCCCCTCCCATTTCAAGGCCTGAAGTGGAGACCGTGAGAGCAGCTAAGACTGATGCGAtcatgcctggggggctcagccggttgagtgcctgccttcggctcaggtatgatcccagggtcctgggatgaagccctgcatcgggctccttgctcagcagggagcctgcttctccctccacctgccgctcccctgcttgtgctcatatgctctctctctctgacaaataaataaaatcttaaaaaaaaaaaaaagaagaaaagaagcaatCGGCTGAAGGCAGGCTGCTCCACAGGGGCTGGGCCAaaacctggctttttttttttttttttttaccctctttcAGCTTGACTCCTCACCTGACCCGAGGCCAGGTGACCTCTGACTTCACCACCAGTCTTTGCATTCACTGTGTTCCCTTGCCTGGAACACGCCTCCTCTACCCGGACACCAGAAACTTCTACTCACTCCTCAAGGGCGAACTCACAAGCGCCCAAGCTCTTCCTCCACTTTTCCCAGGCACAGCCAATAGCTCAAGGCTCCCAGGGACATTCACTTGTTCACACTTTCACTGATGACAACACTGTCCTTGTCAAGGTCACTGATGGCCTCCGCATGGCCAAATCCGGTGGTCCCCTTGCTGCCCCATCCTGCTGGTCTGCTCCACGGCCATTCCTAGTTGACCCCCAAGTCTTCTGGAAACAcattctccttctgccctctgcaacccctcctgccccctcagctggctcttcctccttcccccacagccTGGAGGCACGGGGGCCTTGGGCCTCTTCTCTGCCTGCACTCAGCCCCTGGGGGCACTCTGCCAGCAGCTGAGCTTCAAATACCTCTTCTACTGAGAGGACTCCCAGATTTCTATCTCCGGCTGCCTTCCCGGACACCACACTTGGATTTGCAATTTCCTGCTTGGCACCTCGCCCTGGCTCTCAGGCAGGCAGCTCAAGCATCTCCCCCCAAGCTGCCTCTTCCCACCCCTGTTAATGGCCACCTCATCCCTTCCATCAAAGCCTGAGAGTTGCCACTGACAGGCCCTCTCTCACCTCCACAGCCAAGCTGACAGGACACGTTGGCCGCTCGCCTCGCACTGCTCACCAAAAATCTCACGATTTTTCGCTGCCTCCACTGCCCTACCTGGTCTGGGCCACCATGCTCGCCTCCTCTCcgggcctccctgcccccatccatcTTCCCTGTAGCTCACCAATGGCCCCTCGTGGCCTGTAGAACAAAACCGTGAGTCCAGACCA comes from the Zalophus californianus isolate mZalCal1 chromosome 8, mZalCal1.pri.v2, whole genome shotgun sequence genome and includes:
- the LOC113937342 gene encoding plasmanylethanolamine desaturase, which translates into the protein MAGAEDGPGQQPELDEDEAAYCRRWGAQHAGARELAALYSPGKRFQEWCCVVLCLSLIAHNLVHLLLVARWEHTPLVMLGVVAGALIADFLSGLVHWGADTWGSVELPIVGKAFIRPFREHHIDPTAITRHDFIETNGDNCLLTLLPLLNMAYKFHTQSPEALEQLYPWECFIFCLILFGTFTNQIHKWSHTYFGLPCWVTLLQDWHVILPRKHHRIHHVSPHETYFCITTGWLNYPLEKIGFWRRLEDLIQGLTGEKPRADDMKWAQKIK